Proteins encoded in a region of the Stieleria neptunia genome:
- a CDS encoding type VI secretion system contractile sheath domain-containing protein, whose amino-acid sequence MSNSFESSFQFGNVGSARPLDPQQPMRIVVMGNFSGRAGVAGSPAEKKFQRVDIDNFEDVLEKIAPTAAVRLSDHRDGVIEIGIGELDDFHPDSLYRNVPIFHELRQLRKRLMDPKSFSDAVAELSEALSLRTAKESEAAEQEASAATDPKPVADDESDSDTLDRVLGQSAKSVDTTNPRSPQLDIQGLINQIVAPYIEPKPDPRQDEYIAHADAAIAGQMRTILHDRSFQALESAWLGLNFLVSQVAQSEEVQVFLWDVTKSELLEAGESSSEQLEDSVLFRRLVTDREQVPFSLLVCNETFSHELNDLILLTRLGAIGANSGGPVLAGASPELVGCQAWTDEIPKPTAEPSRQEADWQSIRKSAAARWIGLSGPRFLLRLPYGASTSSVDAFDFEEIDDPISDHESLLWGTSSLFVATLLATSFLESGWEMTPGDLQEIGDLPALTYKDEDGEVHLKACAEVFLSERVAEQVLDQGVMPLMSFKNRNAARVLRVQSVSSPASALAGPWS is encoded by the coding sequence TTGTCCAACTCATTTGAATCCAGCTTTCAATTCGGCAATGTCGGTTCGGCACGCCCGCTCGATCCGCAACAGCCGATGCGGATCGTGGTGATGGGAAACTTTTCTGGCCGCGCAGGCGTCGCCGGATCGCCGGCGGAGAAAAAATTTCAACGCGTCGACATCGACAACTTCGAAGACGTGCTGGAAAAAATTGCTCCGACCGCAGCGGTCCGGTTGAGCGACCACCGCGACGGGGTGATCGAGATCGGAATCGGTGAACTGGACGACTTCCACCCCGATTCACTGTATCGCAACGTGCCGATCTTTCACGAACTGCGGCAGTTGCGAAAGCGGCTGATGGATCCCAAGTCGTTCTCCGATGCGGTCGCGGAATTGAGCGAAGCGTTGTCGCTAAGAACGGCAAAAGAATCCGAAGCGGCGGAGCAGGAAGCGTCCGCGGCGACGGATCCGAAACCGGTCGCCGATGACGAAAGCGATTCGGACACCCTGGATCGTGTGCTGGGTCAATCGGCCAAGAGTGTGGACACGACGAACCCCCGATCCCCACAGTTGGACATCCAAGGTTTGATCAACCAGATCGTCGCGCCCTACATCGAACCCAAGCCGGACCCGCGGCAGGACGAATACATCGCCCACGCCGACGCGGCGATCGCCGGACAGATGCGAACGATTCTGCACGACCGATCGTTCCAGGCATTGGAATCCGCCTGGCTGGGATTGAATTTCCTGGTCTCGCAAGTGGCACAGTCCGAAGAGGTCCAGGTCTTCCTCTGGGATGTGACCAAATCGGAACTGTTGGAAGCAGGCGAGTCGTCGTCGGAGCAATTGGAAGATTCGGTGCTGTTTCGACGGCTGGTCACCGACCGAGAACAGGTCCCGTTTTCGCTGTTGGTCTGCAATGAAACCTTCAGCCATGAACTGAACGATTTGATCTTGCTGACGCGTCTGGGAGCCATCGGCGCCAACTCCGGCGGCCCGGTGCTGGCGGGTGCCTCGCCGGAATTGGTCGGTTGCCAAGCGTGGACCGATGAAATCCCCAAACCCACGGCCGAGCCGAGTCGACAAGAAGCGGATTGGCAAAGCATTCGCAAGAGCGCGGCGGCGCGTTGGATCGGATTGTCCGGCCCGCGATTCTTGTTGCGATTGCCCTACGGTGCGTCGACCAGCTCGGTCGACGCGTTTGATTTCGAGGAGATCGACGACCCGATCAGCGATCACGAGTCGTTGCTGTGGGGAACATCGTCGCTGTTTGTCGCGACGTTGCTGGCGACGTCCTTCCTGGAATCCGGATGGGAGATGACGCCGGGGGATCTGCAGGAGATCGGTGATTTACCGGCGCTGACGTACAAGGACGAAGACGGCGAGGTGCACTTGAAGGCCTGTGCGGAAGTGTTTCTTTCCGAGCGCGTGGCCGAGCAGGTGTTGGATCAGGGGGTGATGCCGCTGATGAGTTTCAAGAACCGCAACGCCGCGCGAGTGCTGCGAGTCCAATCGGTCTCGTCACCGGCGTCGGCGCTGGCGGGACCTTGGTCGTAG
- a CDS encoding peptidylprolyl isomerase, with translation MLRIKARHIQVSSPELANEVMVKWQQGANFEELARAYSECPTARQGGSLGEFGPGHMAPELEPVFLQGDVGDVYGPVATANGYHLVEVLERTDYE, from the coding sequence GTGCTACGCATCAAAGCTCGCCACATCCAGGTCTCCAGCCCCGAGCTGGCCAACGAGGTGATGGTGAAATGGCAACAGGGGGCGAATTTTGAAGAACTGGCTCGCGCCTATTCAGAATGTCCCACCGCACGCCAAGGCGGCTCGCTGGGCGAATTCGGTCCCGGGCACATGGCTCCCGAATTAGAACCCGTTTTTCTCCAAGGCGACGTCGGCGACGTTTATGGACCGGTGGCCACTGCCAACGGCTACCACCTCGTCGAGGTGCTCGAGCGGACCGACTATGAGTAG
- a CDS encoding PAAR domain-containing protein, with protein MAPPAARMTDLVKQDAPHCHAPIHPPAPVPTPVAHPPLPLMIIKGQANVLIGKMPAARVTDTTLPCMLPSCIPAGPGMIAKGSGKVMIGGLPAARINDLTAHTSCVAPIPSPVGKVLPPGCPTVIIGG; from the coding sequence ATGGCTCCTCCTGCTGCTCGCATGACCGATCTTGTCAAACAAGACGCTCCACATTGCCACGCACCGATCCATCCGCCAGCCCCGGTCCCGACACCGGTTGCCCATCCGCCGCTTCCGTTGATGATAATCAAGGGCCAAGCCAACGTGCTGATCGGAAAAATGCCCGCCGCACGCGTGACCGACACGACGCTGCCTTGCATGTTGCCCAGTTGTATTCCCGCCGGCCCCGGCATGATCGCCAAGGGATCAGGGAAGGTGATGATCGGTGGCCTGCCCGCTGCCAGGATCAACGATCTGACCGCCCACACCAGTTGTGTCGCGCCGATCCCCAGCCCGGTCGGCAAAGTCCTGCCGCCCGGCTGTCCGACTGTCATCATCGGGGGCTGA
- a CDS encoding methyltransferase domain-containing protein: MRRQHLETFQPVCPVCRAATGQIHFLELATVIKEVDDHIVEGLLHCSNIQCQREYPIIDGVPLIIRDIRSYLSENVFQVCQRTDLSETIESVLGDCCGHGSTLDAIRQHISCYGWDHYGDLDPEESPVDPKPGSMLRVLQHGLELSELKSADLQTVLDVGCSVGRGTFALAEELDRPILGVDLNFPMLRIAAGALRDGVVRYPRRRVGVVYDRREFPVTFPSAHLVDFWACDATALPFVEQSVDAAFSMNLLDCVHSPMEFLAALGSVLKPGGSAVLACPYDWSSSATSMEGWLGGHSQRGPGAGASEPVLRQLLSPDHPQSLTTLRLVVEDNGPWHVRMHDRNVVSYDSHLVVAQKCS, from the coding sequence GTGCGACGACAGCATCTGGAAACCTTTCAACCGGTCTGCCCGGTTTGTCGCGCCGCGACCGGCCAGATTCATTTTCTCGAATTGGCGACGGTCATCAAAGAAGTCGACGATCACATCGTCGAAGGCTTGCTGCATTGCAGCAACATCCAGTGCCAACGCGAATACCCCATCATCGATGGCGTGCCGTTGATCATCCGAGACATCCGCAGTTATCTCTCGGAGAATGTGTTCCAGGTCTGCCAACGAACCGATCTGAGCGAAACCATCGAAAGCGTGTTGGGCGATTGCTGCGGGCACGGGTCAACGCTGGACGCGATCCGACAGCACATCAGCTGCTACGGCTGGGACCATTACGGTGATCTCGATCCGGAGGAGTCGCCGGTCGATCCGAAACCGGGTTCGATGCTCCGTGTCCTACAGCACGGCTTGGAATTGTCCGAGTTGAAATCGGCGGATCTGCAAACCGTCTTAGACGTCGGATGTTCCGTCGGCAGAGGCACGTTCGCGTTGGCCGAAGAACTGGATCGCCCGATCCTCGGTGTCGATTTGAATTTTCCGATGTTGCGCATCGCCGCGGGGGCGTTGCGTGATGGCGTGGTCCGCTACCCCAGACGCCGCGTCGGCGTCGTTTATGATCGCCGTGAATTTCCGGTGACATTTCCCAGCGCTCATCTGGTCGACTTCTGGGCCTGCGACGCGACCGCGTTGCCGTTTGTCGAACAATCGGTCGACGCAGCCTTCAGCATGAACCTGCTCGATTGTGTCCACTCGCCGATGGAGTTTCTTGCGGCGCTCGGATCGGTGTTGAAACCCGGCGGCTCGGCGGTCCTGGCCTGTCCTTACGATTGGTCGTCCTCGGCCACGTCGATGGAAGGCTGGTTGGGCGGGCATTCCCAACGCGGCCCGGGCGCGGGCGCCAGCGAACCCGTCTTGCGACAGTTGCTCAGCCCCGATCACCCGCAATCGTTGACGACGTTGCGTCTGGTGGTGGAAGACAATGGCCCCTGGCACGTCCGCATGCACGACCGCAATGTCGTGTCCTACGACAGCCATCTGGTCGTTGCCCAAAAGTGCAGCTAA
- a CDS encoding IS110 family RNA-guided transposase, with product MKQKYNRVIGIDVASDKIDVNDSAGKIAKQLPNTISAISKKLFKRIQDTENTLVVCEATGGYEYLIVEAAHDAGVPICVANPRQVRDFAKGHGYLEKTDVIDAFMIRRFGEDVEIHLTPPRTAQEKEFLSTVRRRTQVKDLLSQEQNRLSQTRDKFAAQQIKETISHLKKQLKSLDKRIEKMLKDLSKVDPKVEILFSVSGVGPVTAATLLAELPELGQLNRGQIAKLVGVAPLANQTGKSDKKRKVRGGRSQVRSVLYMATLVATKHNPVIKRFYDRLIAKGKIKKLALVASMRKLLTILNNMIHCGESWKNPQVNAKKEQKATTAPSLN from the coding sequence ATGAAACAGAAGTACAACCGTGTCATTGGTATTGACGTCGCGTCAGACAAAATTGATGTCAATGACTCCGCAGGAAAGATTGCCAAACAATTGCCCAACACGATTTCAGCGATCAGCAAAAAGCTGTTCAAGAGAATCCAAGACACTGAAAATACATTGGTTGTCTGTGAAGCAACTGGCGGCTACGAATATCTGATTGTGGAGGCTGCTCACGACGCTGGTGTACCGATTTGCGTGGCCAACCCGAGGCAGGTCCGTGACTTTGCCAAAGGGCATGGCTATTTGGAGAAGACCGATGTGATCGATGCATTCATGATCCGCCGTTTTGGCGAAGATGTGGAAATCCATCTGACACCTCCTCGCACGGCGCAAGAGAAAGAATTTCTTTCAACAGTGCGGCGTCGAACCCAAGTGAAAGATTTGCTCTCCCAGGAGCAAAACCGACTCAGTCAAACCCGTGACAAGTTTGCCGCTCAACAAATCAAGGAAACGATTTCGCACCTGAAAAAGCAGCTAAAAAGCCTCGACAAACGCATCGAAAAGATGCTCAAGGACCTCAGTAAAGTCGATCCCAAAGTAGAAATCTTGTTCAGCGTCAGTGGAGTTGGTCCAGTCACCGCTGCGACACTCCTGGCCGAGCTGCCAGAACTGGGACAACTCAACCGAGGTCAAATTGCCAAACTTGTCGGTGTTGCTCCGTTGGCCAACCAAACAGGCAAGAGCGACAAGAAACGAAAGGTCCGAGGTGGACGTTCACAAGTCCGAAGCGTGCTCTACATGGCGACACTGGTTGCAACGAAACACAACCCAGTCATCAAACGTTTCTACGATCGGCTTATCGCCAAAGGTAAAATCAAAAAGTTAGCTTTGGTAGCGAGCATGCGCAAACTCCTGACGATTCTCAACAACATGATTCACTGTGGCGAATCATGGAAGAACCCTCAGGTCAATGCGAAGAAGGAGCAAAAGGCGACTACGGCACCGTCGCTAAACTAG
- a CDS encoding vWA domain-containing protein: MSTSPIQPAGNIKQSTRKIWQGDRSSGFDVFGFLWLRSRQILWGVLLLAALLLFVWLIWLFLLSPKRTPMVVLSAAPYTWPLPPNAWAKEDFEKLAAIDGETITLRGSDDPVFKATDFYQRLEREIKRAEGQSHRVPLIVWVSLHGVAESSGGSIHLIPPKAAMTDPETWIDLDALLDRFEPLGAKRKALLILDCNRMQVNWNIALAANQFADKVQTAFQNRVAEKKTTVDLAVLLSAGPEQTSHVSADLAGSVFGHYVQRGLAGAADQIANRGNGDGWVDLSELDRYVRSQVQWWVRQSRGESQQPTLLTSTSKSDFRLARSLNPERLKQLTGRPVARRPGPTISDPQLDALWRSLDQIREQQLYRREPIAFRDLEHSLLWLEQLSGAGKGYQTLAKRTFNRVVGEITATEQRMAQLPQNPTYAAAYSLLSGDPPPLPRSLTVHSLPLAEFFGTQDVISSAQLRDHWKELSDQPDAELLVDVRTEYETQATSDYRDAHFIRMLDRYQTPRLWQHPDLLGKLLALQGSIDDFSVPRDASGIPSGLRVHRWNRVLLGPIDASRRRAEDRVFLRLQNGLEDGVRETESKYAASREAANLAATTMQICDQSMAVAPYYAQWMTHPGRVMAAEKTQEAIDTLVLPLIVDTQQLAAQLDAVPNAATDQQAVIESINAAGAVAEEKVQPVLGSLAESLTLRTRQLVRQSLTNELTTIGEIQAVLSVPLIDWESRRRLRTALNEMIARVHQNLDPSSVEDAESPAAPAQTYSDRIASWKQHPLELLLGEETAGSDGTANHRIANFVELIDREMERFDAETTLAGEFQICSNEARRMRAAAAIWFPRPESNPIAKLRTVGIKSLLMWHVDRAIVDFWGPAGGERSFYDLAAGDYLESVAELDRRGKDSADGGDQRVEIQGAKSRLDASRSFLPNWLTTSAPRTIQLDPVDAVRSSFVVSTEPGNAAADGFTPPSGTAAVAVRSETRRIDFQTIEPSDAFALPSGNTSYEVVMPAEVAESDLALKAQTVFRGHEYGGPLDVDQLGGIRVDLQPYHYRKSEVTLNGPWDELSVVFVLDCSASMSEPLGGEAEGDTSRIEIAKAALQEMLFDLGLRRNVRVGVQAFGHRLGWSVDEPIKLLTRPDFTGLIDPTLTPGQDVESMLTLSDFDLATAQSLVPEISDLKPWGQSPLYLSVLRSIQEFSAADAKADRHVIAITDGANYQYIPSSVTNVSATSDDDVRQAWTHSQVPVHILGLGMDRTQQRDAVQAFESLSRDTGGRFQALGSSTDLKQALRNLLAPGMYRLRSYQNAERPEMPTTLATPTQVIPVPATPELFALHYEGRLWVDPDAAEADQSPLAVEPVVLEGGEAYQLYVNEAGTEIYDYAYDDNVEAMADLVTGEGIATEQVVRVHRPNRRAPGQVVFPVSWQRRDSAGTTDHPLWRATRRPSDVWIQVHPVAVDGREIGQAYAFFDATFQPGEPVPVMNLVANDWPATAVRARLRIWSRPAEEATAIELLPPAVAIGGSLDDPRQRSSRLNTTIAVDETSAEPVEAAPGIQVRIDPLGTQFVDGVARRRYVVEFADPDVPVTSIKIDPTESIDEKPIRIVRQFDFERRVSVHTFYYRSRRNEPIGQIRVTNRDQEIDGAWQLDRDGIEVAIPDSGGLLPVGR; the protein is encoded by the coding sequence ATGTCGACATCACCGATCCAGCCCGCTGGCAACATCAAGCAATCGACTCGCAAAATTTGGCAGGGTGACCGATCCAGCGGCTTCGACGTGTTCGGTTTTCTGTGGCTGCGGTCGCGGCAGATTCTCTGGGGCGTGCTGTTGCTCGCTGCGCTGCTGTTGTTCGTCTGGCTGATCTGGCTGTTTCTGCTGTCGCCCAAACGGACGCCGATGGTCGTGTTGTCGGCCGCACCCTACACCTGGCCGTTGCCGCCCAACGCGTGGGCCAAGGAAGATTTTGAGAAACTGGCCGCGATCGACGGCGAGACGATCACCCTGCGCGGCAGCGATGATCCCGTGTTTAAAGCGACGGATTTCTACCAGCGGCTGGAACGCGAAATCAAACGGGCCGAAGGGCAAAGTCACCGTGTTCCGTTGATCGTCTGGGTCAGTCTGCACGGTGTCGCCGAGAGCAGCGGTGGTTCGATTCACTTGATTCCCCCCAAGGCCGCGATGACCGATCCCGAAACTTGGATCGATTTGGACGCGCTGCTGGATCGCTTTGAACCGCTCGGCGCGAAACGCAAGGCGTTGTTGATTCTCGATTGCAATCGGATGCAGGTGAATTGGAACATCGCCCTGGCGGCCAACCAGTTTGCCGACAAGGTGCAAACCGCTTTTCAGAACCGAGTGGCCGAGAAAAAGACGACGGTCGATCTGGCCGTCTTGTTGTCCGCGGGGCCGGAACAGACGTCGCATGTTTCAGCCGACCTGGCCGGATCGGTGTTCGGCCACTACGTGCAACGCGGCTTGGCCGGCGCCGCCGATCAGATTGCCAACCGCGGCAACGGTGACGGCTGGGTGGATCTAAGCGAGCTGGATCGTTACGTCCGATCCCAGGTGCAATGGTGGGTCCGGCAAAGCCGCGGCGAATCACAGCAACCGACCCTGTTGACGTCCACTTCGAAATCAGACTTTCGACTCGCGCGGAGCTTGAACCCGGAACGGCTGAAACAACTGACCGGTCGACCGGTCGCACGTCGCCCCGGACCGACGATTTCGGATCCACAACTGGATGCCCTGTGGCGATCGCTGGACCAGATTCGCGAGCAACAGCTTTATCGTCGCGAGCCGATCGCGTTTCGAGACTTGGAACACAGCCTGCTGTGGTTGGAACAACTCTCCGGCGCGGGCAAGGGGTACCAAACGCTGGCCAAACGAACGTTCAATCGTGTTGTCGGCGAGATCACCGCGACCGAGCAACGGATGGCGCAGCTGCCACAGAACCCAACCTACGCGGCTGCCTATTCACTGCTGTCCGGTGATCCACCGCCGCTGCCGCGTTCGCTGACCGTCCACTCACTGCCGCTGGCGGAGTTTTTTGGCACCCAAGATGTGATCTCCAGCGCGCAGCTGCGGGATCACTGGAAAGAATTGTCCGATCAGCCCGACGCCGAACTGCTTGTCGACGTGCGTACCGAGTATGAAACGCAGGCGACGTCGGACTATCGCGACGCGCACTTCATCCGAATGCTCGATCGCTACCAGACGCCACGCCTTTGGCAGCACCCCGATTTGCTCGGCAAGCTGCTGGCGTTGCAAGGGTCCATCGACGATTTTTCGGTCCCCCGCGATGCCAGCGGGATCCCCTCGGGTCTTCGCGTCCATCGCTGGAATCGCGTCTTGTTGGGCCCGATCGATGCGTCACGTCGACGTGCCGAAGACCGCGTGTTCCTGCGTTTGCAGAATGGGCTAGAGGACGGCGTCCGAGAAACGGAGTCGAAGTACGCGGCGTCACGGGAAGCGGCGAACTTGGCTGCGACGACGATGCAGATCTGCGATCAATCGATGGCCGTCGCGCCGTACTACGCACAGTGGATGACGCATCCCGGCCGCGTGATGGCGGCCGAAAAGACTCAAGAGGCGATCGACACCCTGGTATTGCCGTTGATCGTCGACACCCAACAGCTGGCAGCCCAACTGGACGCGGTGCCAAACGCGGCGACGGATCAACAGGCGGTGATCGAGTCCATCAATGCCGCCGGCGCCGTTGCGGAGGAAAAGGTCCAGCCGGTGTTGGGGTCGCTTGCTGAATCGCTGACCCTGCGGACACGGCAACTGGTCCGCCAAAGTCTGACGAATGAGTTGACGACGATCGGTGAAATCCAAGCCGTCCTGTCGGTGCCGTTGATTGATTGGGAATCCAGACGTCGACTGCGAACGGCACTGAACGAAATGATCGCTCGCGTCCACCAAAATCTGGACCCGTCGAGTGTTGAAGACGCGGAATCGCCCGCTGCACCGGCGCAGACCTATTCCGACCGCATCGCCAGTTGGAAACAGCATCCGCTTGAATTATTGCTCGGAGAGGAAACGGCCGGCTCGGATGGTACCGCCAACCATCGGATCGCAAACTTTGTGGAATTGATCGATCGAGAGATGGAGCGTTTTGACGCCGAGACGACTCTGGCGGGAGAGTTTCAAATCTGCAGCAACGAAGCGCGTCGGATGCGTGCGGCCGCGGCGATCTGGTTTCCCCGCCCCGAATCCAACCCGATCGCCAAGCTGCGCACCGTCGGCATCAAGTCGCTGTTGATGTGGCATGTCGATCGAGCCATCGTCGATTTTTGGGGACCGGCTGGAGGCGAACGGTCGTTCTATGACCTTGCCGCGGGCGACTACTTGGAATCGGTCGCCGAATTGGATCGCCGGGGAAAGGATTCTGCCGACGGTGGTGATCAACGGGTTGAGATTCAGGGCGCGAAATCACGCCTCGACGCGAGCCGTTCATTCCTGCCGAACTGGTTGACGACATCCGCGCCGCGAACAATTCAACTGGATCCCGTTGATGCCGTCCGTTCATCGTTTGTCGTCAGTACGGAGCCGGGCAATGCGGCAGCCGATGGGTTCACGCCGCCATCGGGAACGGCCGCCGTTGCGGTGCGGAGTGAAACGCGTCGGATTGATTTTCAAACGATCGAGCCGTCCGACGCGTTCGCCCTGCCCTCGGGCAACACCAGCTATGAGGTCGTCATGCCGGCCGAAGTGGCAGAGTCGGATTTGGCGTTGAAAGCACAAACGGTCTTTCGCGGCCACGAGTACGGCGGCCCACTGGACGTCGACCAACTCGGCGGGATAAGGGTTGATCTTCAACCGTATCACTATCGGAAAAGCGAAGTGACGTTGAACGGTCCCTGGGACGAACTGTCCGTCGTGTTCGTGCTGGATTGTTCGGCCAGCATGAGCGAGCCGCTCGGCGGGGAAGCCGAGGGCGATACATCGCGGATCGAAATCGCCAAGGCGGCGTTGCAAGAAATGCTGTTCGACCTGGGGCTGCGTCGCAATGTTCGCGTCGGCGTGCAGGCGTTCGGACATCGATTGGGATGGAGCGTCGACGAGCCGATCAAGCTGTTGACCCGGCCCGATTTCACCGGTCTGATCGACCCGACGTTGACGCCCGGACAAGATGTCGAATCCATGTTGACGCTCAGCGACTTTGATCTGGCGACGGCGCAGTCACTGGTCCCGGAGATCAGCGATTTGAAACCGTGGGGGCAATCTCCACTGTACCTGTCGGTGCTGCGGTCGATTCAAGAATTTTCCGCCGCGGATGCGAAGGCCGATCGTCACGTGATTGCGATCACCGACGGGGCCAATTATCAATACATTCCGTCTTCGGTGACCAACGTTTCGGCGACCAGCGACGACGACGTTCGACAGGCGTGGACGCACAGCCAAGTCCCCGTGCACATCCTCGGCTTGGGGATGGATCGGACGCAGCAACGTGACGCCGTGCAGGCGTTCGAAAGTCTGAGCCGCGATACCGGTGGGCGTTTCCAGGCACTGGGCAGTTCCACGGATTTGAAACAAGCCCTCCGCAATCTGCTGGCCCCCGGCATGTATCGGCTGCGATCGTATCAAAACGCCGAACGCCCGGAGATGCCGACGACGCTGGCCACACCGACGCAAGTGATCCCCGTCCCGGCGACCCCCGAGTTGTTCGCATTGCATTACGAAGGCCGACTGTGGGTTGATCCCGACGCGGCCGAGGCGGATCAGTCACCATTGGCGGTCGAGCCGGTGGTCTTGGAAGGCGGCGAAGCGTACCAGTTGTACGTCAATGAAGCGGGCACGGAAATCTACGACTATGCGTACGACGACAACGTCGAAGCGATGGCGGATCTGGTCACCGGCGAAGGGATTGCGACCGAGCAAGTGGTGCGTGTGCATCGTCCAAATCGTCGCGCGCCGGGTCAAGTCGTCTTTCCCGTGTCGTGGCAACGGAGAGATTCAGCCGGCACGACGGATCATCCGCTGTGGCGCGCGACACGACGCCCATCGGATGTTTGGATTCAAGTTCACCCCGTGGCGGTCGATGGCCGCGAGATCGGCCAAGCATACGCGTTCTTTGACGCAACGTTCCAGCCCGGGGAACCGGTCCCGGTGATGAATCTTGTGGCAAACGATTGGCCCGCGACCGCCGTCCGGGCGCGACTGCGAATCTGGTCGCGGCCGGCCGAGGAAGCAACCGCGATCGAACTGCTACCGCCTGCGGTTGCGATCGGCGGCAGCTTGGACGATCCGAGACAGCGGTCCAGCCGTTTGAACACGACGATCGCCGTCGATGAAACGTCCGCCGAACCGGTCGAAGCCGCCCCCGGAATCCAGGTGCGAATCGATCCGCTGGGAACCCAGTTTGTCGACGGTGTCGCACGTCGCAGGTACGTCGTGGAATTTGCCGATCCGGACGTGCCGGTGACGAGCATCAAAATCGATCCGACCGAGTCGATCGATGAAAAACCGATTCGGATTGTCCGTCAGTTCGATTTCGAACGCCGCGTGTCGGTGCACACCTTTTATTATCGATCCAGACGCAACGAGCCGATCGGCCAGATCCGTGTGACCAACCGCGATCAAGAAATCGACGGTGCGTGGCAACTGGATCGTGACGGGATCGAGGTCGCGATTCCGGACTCGGGCGGCTTGTTGCCGGTGGGGCGGTAG